The following proteins come from a genomic window of Nitrososphaerota archaeon:
- a CDS encoding glutamate-1-semialdehyde 2,1-aminomutase, with translation MEYEENSRIMYERAKKVIPAGVTRPFRFFEPYPFYVKKAYGNKVIDFENREYIDFWMGHGALVLGHMHSAIINAVKDQIEYGFHFGLCNEWEVKLAEQIVKLVPSVEMVRFTNSGTEANMHAIRLARAYTKRLKIGKFEGNFHGIYEPLYVGMEGPSKEIESAGIDPLSIENTIILPFNNSEAIKIIKKEELACVIIEPIMGGESIPADIEFLKELREVCNETGTLLIFDEVITGFRIAPGGAQEVFGVIPDLTTFGKAVGGGEFPVGAFGGKREIMDLMDHLKHPNKKEFVMQGGTYSGNPLVMRAGYYATKEYEKRSLYEHINNLGNKLKKGLEEIVEEIGKGCVTGFGSMIKLHFTKEKVKDIRTTNKAKNKEIEKKYFHYLISKGIIAMTPNEVHFYISLPHEKSNIEKIIEASEEFLKKYDVI, from the coding sequence ATGGAATATGAAGAAAATTCTAGGATTATGTATGAAAGAGCAAAAAAAGTAATACCAGCAGGAGTAACACGCCCTTTTAGATTTTTTGAACCATATCCATTTTATGTAAAAAAAGCATATGGAAATAAAGTTATTGATTTTGAAAATAGAGAATATATTGATTTTTGGATGGGTCATGGAGCTTTAGTACTTGGACATATGCATTCAGCAATAATAAATGCAGTAAAAGATCAAATTGAATATGGTTTTCATTTTGGTTTATGTAATGAATGGGAAGTAAAATTAGCAGAACAAATAGTAAAGCTTGTTCCAAGTGTTGAAATGGTTAGATTTACTAATAGTGGAACAGAAGCAAATATGCATGCAATAAGACTTGCAAGAGCATATACAAAAAGATTAAAAATTGGGAAATTTGAGGGGAATTTTCATGGTATTTATGAACCATTATACGTAGGAATGGAAGGCCCAAGTAAAGAAATTGAATCTGCAGGAATTGATCCTTTATCTATAGAAAATACCATAATCTTACCTTTTAATAATTCAGAAGCTATAAAAATAATAAAAAAGGAGGAATTAGCTTGTGTAATCATTGAGCCAATTATGGGTGGAGAATCGATACCAGCAGATATAGAATTTCTAAAAGAATTAAGAGAAGTTTGTAATGAAACTGGAACTTTATTGATTTTTGATGAAGTAATAACAGGTTTTAGAATTGCTCCAGGTGGAGCACAAGAAGTATTTGGAGTTATTCCTGATTTAACTACATTTGGAAAAGCTGTTGGTGGGGGAGAATTTCCAGTAGGAGCATTTGGAGGGAAAAGAGAAATAATGGATCTTATGGATCATTTAAAACATCCTAATAAAAAAGAATTTGTAATGCAAGGAGGGACTTACAGTGGAAATCCATTAGTTATGCGTGCAGGATATTATGCTACAAAAGAATATGAGAAAAGAAGTTTATATGAGCATATAAATAATTTAGGGAATAAACTTAAGAAAGGGTTAGAAGAAATAGTTGAGGAAATAGGTAAAGGCTGTGTTACTGGTTTTGGTTCAATGATTAAATTGCATTTTACAAAAGAAAAAGTAAAAGATATAAGAACTACAAACAAAGCAAAGAATAAAGAAATTGAGAAGAAATATTTTCATTATTTAATTTCTAAAGGGATAATAGCAATGACTCCTAATGAAGTGCATTTTTATATATCTTTACCACATGAAAAATCAAATATAGAAAAAATAATAGAAGCAAGTGAGGAGTTTTTAAAAAAATATGATGTAATTTAA
- a CDS encoding phospholipase D family protein, which produces MRRLFSTLIIILIIALLLIGLIYSIEKPSKITTITSYIPTTYTNVYTEKLFITTTFTLITTYRIPSTIITETITISTTYKPYITAYFSPKGGCEKAILEWINRANKSIHIMIYSFTLDSISDALISAYKKGIEVLIIFEKEQISKYSEDIKLKNAGIIVRYDSNPALMHNKVMIIDSKVVLTGSFNWSSQAEDKNNENLLIIIDNEIAELYEKEFQKIWNESTFY; this is translated from the coding sequence ATGAGAAGGCTATTTTCTACGCTTATAATTATTCTAATTATTGCTTTATTATTGATTGGATTAATATATTCTATAGAAAAACCATCTAAAATAACTACAATAACTTCTTATATTCCTACAACATATACTAATGTATATACAGAAAAACTTTTTATTACAACAACATTTACATTAATAACTACTTATCGGATACCATCTACAATAATTACAGAAACAATCACTATTTCAACAACCTATAAGCCATATATAACTGCTTATTTTTCTCCAAAAGGGGGATGCGAAAAAGCTATCTTAGAATGGATAAATAGAGCAAATAAATCTATACATATAATGATATATAGTTTTACACTAGATAGTATTAGTGACGCATTAATTTCAGCTTATAAAAAAGGCATAGAAGTTTTGATAATATTTGAAAAAGAGCAAATATCAAAGTATTCTGAGGATATTAAATTGAAAAATGCTGGAATAATTGTAAGATATGATAGTAATCCCGCATTAATGCATAATAAAGTTATGATTATAGATAGTAAAGTAGTATTAACAGGTAGCTTTAATTGGAGTTCACAAGCTGAAGATAAGAATAATGAAAATCTATTAATTATAATAGATAATGAAATTGCTGAACTTTATGAAAAAGAATTTCAAAAAATATGGAATGAAAGTACATTTTATTGA
- the pyrH gene encoding UMP kinase, whose amino-acid sequence MTIVIKLGGHLFFNENIKISLIKAYNKVFHELAKKEKIVIVIGGGGISRKYISAAREIGLNEAICDEIGIHVSRMNAYFLTQTIGEIAYPAIAENLQQVRQYLTQKNIVITGGFQPGQSTTAVAAIIAEALKAEKLIIATNVDGVYTKDPKKYSDAKLIKKMTPEELSNIIEKESQIAGEYKLFDKLSLIIIKRSKIDCIVLNGEKIENIKKALKGEEVGTLITSNR is encoded by the coding sequence TTGACTATCGTTATTAAACTTGGTGGACATCTTTTTTTCAATGAAAATATTAAAATTTCTCTTATAAAAGCATATAATAAAGTTTTTCATGAATTAGCTAAAAAAGAAAAAATCGTTATAGTTATTGGAGGAGGGGGGATTTCTAGGAAATATATTTCAGCTGCACGTGAAATAGGTTTAAATGAAGCAATTTGTGATGAAATTGGAATACATGTTTCAAGAATGAATGCATATTTCTTAACTCAAACAATTGGTGAAATCGCATATCCAGCTATAGCAGAAAATTTACAGCAAGTAAGACAATATCTTACACAAAAAAATATAGTTATTACTGGAGGATTCCAACCTGGACAATCAACAACAGCTGTTGCAGCAATTATTGCTGAAGCTTTAAAAGCGGAAAAATTAATTATTGCTACAAACGTAGATGGAGTATATACAAAAGATCCAAAAAAATATTCTGATGCAAAATTAATAAAAAAGATGACGCCTGAAGAATTAAGCAATATAATTGAAAAAGAATCTCAAATAGCTGGAGAATATAAATTATTTGATAAATTATCGCTTATAATTATTAAAAGATCAAAAATAGATTGCATAGTATTAAATGGGGAAAAAATAGAGAATATTAAAAAAGCTTTAAAAGGAGAAGAAGTAGGAACGTTAATAACAAGTAATAGATAA
- the prf1 gene encoding peptide chain release factor aRF-1, protein MSLGKDSVSLYKFKTFLNEIKEKEGRGTQLVSLYIPPERQISDVINYLRQEYATAANIKSKTTRKNVQDAIEKTIQKLKLFDKIPENGLIIFSGAIPQNGPGTEKIEVYTIIPPEKITTFIYRCDSKFNIEPLKEMLKEKDVFGIIAIDNEEAAIAIAKGRKILVMKSFTSGVPGKHRAGGQSARRFERLREASLHEYYKRVGAHANEILLSEPDLKGVIIAGPGPTKEDFFKGNYLHYTLRDKVKLVDTSYSGASGVREALSKAEDFLKELRYIKEKKLIEKFLKEVSSEKGLVAYGEEEVMNAIKNGLVDTLLISEGLEKILIKIECTNCGYNREEKVEPKDFVLRSQEILAEKCPKCLNQTLKISSTQKYLDFLIDLAESLHINIELISSETEEGEILKNAFGGVVAFLKTALYY, encoded by the coding sequence ATGAGCTTAGGAAAAGATTCTGTTTCACTCTATAAATTTAAAACATTTTTAAATGAAATTAAAGAAAAAGAAGGTAGAGGAACGCAACTCGTTTCTCTTTATATTCCTCCTGAAAGACAAATCTCTGATGTAATAAATTATCTTCGTCAAGAATATGCTACAGCAGCTAATATTAAATCTAAAACTACTAGAAAGAATGTTCAAGATGCTATTGAAAAAACAATTCAAAAACTTAAACTTTTTGATAAAATTCCAGAAAATGGTTTAATAATTTTTAGTGGAGCAATTCCACAAAATGGTCCTGGAACAGAGAAAATAGAAGTTTATACTATTATCCCTCCTGAAAAAATAACTACTTTTATCTATAGATGCGATAGTAAATTTAATATCGAGCCACTTAAAGAAATGTTAAAAGAGAAAGATGTTTTTGGAATAATAGCTATTGATAATGAGGAAGCCGCTATAGCTATAGCTAAAGGTAGAAAAATACTTGTTATGAAATCCTTCACTTCAGGAGTACCTGGAAAACATAGAGCTGGTGGTCAATCTGCTAGAAGGTTTGAAAGACTTAGAGAAGCTAGTTTGCATGAATATTATAAGAGAGTTGGAGCGCATGCAAATGAAATACTTTTAAGCGAACCTGATTTAAAAGGAGTAATAATCGCAGGTCCTGGGCCTACAAAAGAAGATTTCTTTAAAGGAAACTACTTACATTATACTCTTAGGGATAAAGTTAAACTTGTAGATACTTCTTATTCTGGTGCAAGTGGTGTAAGAGAAGCGCTTAGTAAAGCAGAAGATTTCTTGAAAGAATTAAGATATATTAAAGAGAAAAAATTAATTGAAAAATTTTTAAAGGAAGTTTCTTCTGAAAAAGGCCTTGTAGCTTATGGAGAAGAAGAAGTTATGAACGCTATTAAAAATGGTTTAGTAGATACCTTATTAATTAGTGAAGGACTTGAAAAAATTTTAATTAAAATTGAATGTACAAATTGTGGCTATAATAGGGAAGAAAAAGTAGAACCAAAAGATTTTGTTTTAAGAAGTCAAGAAATATTAGCTGAAAAATGTCCTAAATGCCTTAATCAAACATTAAAGATTTCTTCTACACAAAAATATTTGGATTTTCTAATAGATCTTGCTGAGAGTCTTCATATAAATATTGAATTAATATCTTCTGAAACAGAAGAGGGTGAAATATTAAAAAATGCTTTTGGAGGAGTAGTTGCATTTTTAAAAACAGCTCTTTATTATTAA
- a CDS encoding 2-isopropylmalate synthase, whose amino-acid sequence MSILSLRNAKLPSKVLFLDTTLRDGEQTPGVSLTPENKLKIASKLEEIGIDFIEAGFAAASKGEFKALKLISEQRFKAEIYSFSRCVKSDIDSAADSGVDGITLTMPTSDLHINYKLEKDKQFIIENIENCVDYAKERGLIVEFLAEDGSRSNLNFLKNAFIKAMECKADRVCLCDTVGVLTPERTAELINELTKYLQVPLAIHCHNDFGLAVANSLIALKHGAQEVHVTVNGLGERAGNAALEEVVTSLELLYGYKTNIKTNLIYETSKLVSQLTGIYVQPNKAIVGENAFAHESGIHTHGVIKNPLTYEPIPPEFVGASRRIIVGKHAGKHGLKESLKNIGFDVSDEQLSEILKRVKDLGDKGKKVTDADLQVIAETVLGMPKIRPIKLKEVLVVTGNSITSTAFVKLKFYGKTISGAATGVGPVDAAINAIKKLVLDAEFVQLEEYHVNSVTGGTDAIVEVIVKLRKNGKVVTSRGASENIVIASVEAILSGINLLLVNCKNSGW is encoded by the coding sequence GTGAGTATTTTATCGTTAAGAAACGCTAAACTTCCATCTAAAGTTCTTTTTCTAGATACAACATTAAGAGATGGAGAACAAACTCCGGGCGTGTCTTTAACACCTGAAAATAAGCTTAAAATTGCTTCAAAACTTGAAGAAATTGGAATCGATTTTATAGAGGCAGGTTTTGCAGCAGCTTCTAAAGGTGAATTTAAAGCTTTAAAATTAATATCTGAACAGAGATTTAAAGCTGAGATTTATAGCTTTAGCAGATGCGTTAAATCTGATATAGATTCAGCTGCAGATTCTGGTGTGGATGGAATAACATTAACAATGCCTACATCCGATTTACATATTAATTATAAACTTGAAAAAGATAAACAATTTATAATAGAAAATATTGAGAATTGTGTGGATTATGCTAAAGAAAGAGGTTTAATAGTAGAATTTTTAGCAGAAGATGGATCTAGAAGTAATTTAAATTTTTTGAAGAATGCTTTTATAAAAGCTATGGAATGTAAAGCCGATAGAGTATGTTTATGTGATACTGTAGGTGTATTAACACCTGAAAGAACTGCTGAACTTATTAATGAATTAACTAAATACTTACAAGTTCCATTAGCAATTCATTGCCATAATGATTTTGGATTAGCTGTTGCGAATTCTCTCATTGCTCTTAAGCATGGTGCTCAAGAAGTTCATGTAACTGTAAATGGCTTAGGTGAAAGAGCTGGAAATGCAGCATTAGAAGAAGTTGTAACAAGCTTAGAGCTTTTATATGGATATAAAACAAATATAAAAACAAATTTAATATATGAAACTTCTAAGCTTGTTTCTCAATTAACTGGAATATATGTTCAACCAAATAAAGCAATTGTAGGAGAAAATGCATTTGCACATGAATCTGGAATACATACTCATGGAGTAATAAAGAATCCATTAACTTATGAACCTATTCCTCCTGAATTTGTGGGGGCTTCGAGAAGGATAATCGTAGGTAAACATGCTGGAAAACATGGTTTAAAAGAAAGTTTAAAAAATATAGGTTTTGATGTATCTGATGAGCAACTTTCTGAAATTCTTAAAAGAGTTAAGGATTTAGGAGATAAAGGTAAAAAAGTTACTGATGCTGACCTTCAAGTTATAGCTGAAACTGTTTTAGGAATGCCTAAAATAAGGCCAATAAAATTAAAAGAAGTTTTAGTTGTAACTGGTAATAGTATTACATCAACAGCTTTCGTTAAATTAAAATTTTATGGAAAAACTATAAGTGGAGCTGCTACTGGTGTAGGACCAGTAGATGCTGCTATAAATGCTATTAAAAAATTAGTATTAGATGCAGAATTTGTACAACTTGAAGAATATCATGTTAACTCTGTAACGGGTGGTACTGATGCTATTGTTGAAGTTATTGTAAAACTTAGGAAAAATGGTAAAGTTGTTACATCTAGAGGTGCTAGTGAAAATATAGTTATTGCAAGTGTTGAAGCAATATTAAGTGGTATAAATCTTTTATTAGTAAATTGTAAAAATTCAGGTTGGTAA
- the ilvB gene encoding biosynthetic-type acetolactate synthase large subunit: MALIEALKKQGVKTIFGIPGGAILPIYDALYDEKNIRHILMRHEQCAAHAADGYARVKGEPGVCMATSGPGATNLVTGIATAYMDSSPLIAITGQVPTSFIGKDAFQEVDIIGITTPITKYNYQIRNVKDIPRIIKEAFYIASTGRPGPVLIDVPKDIQTDIDEVYFESEIKIRGYKPNVDPHPLQIKKAVDLLINAERPIILAGGGIHWSRAYDELLKLAELLMAPVATTFMGKGTIPENHPLCLGCIGMHGRIEANESIMMADVVVAIGVRFSDRTTCKASDFCVNAKIIHIDIDASEIKKNISIHLPIVADAKKALKSIIDEIIHRGLKKENSEWLKRIEILKKENTDTEPKGELTGMNAVKILRKVLPENAIVTTEVGQNQMWASLYFKVIKPRTFISSGGLGTMGFGFPAALGAKVAKPEVPVVDIAGDGSFLMTEQDLATSIVEDIPVIVMILNNSSLGMVVQWQRLFYNRRYSNTLLKNTPDFVKLAEAYGANGARVNSLNELEQVLKEAIKSDVTYVIDVPISSEEDVLPFVPPGKNLREFIFKR; the protein is encoded by the coding sequence TTGGCATTGATAGAGGCATTAAAAAAACAAGGTGTTAAAACAATATTTGGGATACCTGGAGGAGCAATACTTCCAATTTATGATGCTCTTTATGATGAAAAAAATATAAGACATATTCTTATGCGTCACGAACAATGTGCAGCTCATGCTGCTGATGGATATGCTCGAGTTAAAGGGGAACCTGGAGTTTGTATGGCTACTTCTGGCCCTGGTGCTACAAATCTTGTTACAGGTATTGCAACAGCTTATATGGATTCTAGTCCTTTAATAGCTATAACAGGACAAGTTCCAACTAGCTTTATAGGTAAAGATGCTTTTCAAGAAGTTGATATAATTGGTATAACCACACCAATAACAAAATATAACTATCAAATTAGGAATGTTAAGGATATCCCTAGAATCATTAAAGAAGCTTTTTATATAGCTTCAACTGGTAGACCAGGACCTGTATTAATAGATGTCCCTAAAGATATCCAAACTGATATAGATGAGGTGTATTTTGAATCTGAAATTAAAATTAGAGGTTATAAACCTAATGTAGATCCGCATCCACTTCAAATTAAGAAAGCTGTTGATTTACTTATAAATGCTGAACGTCCTATAATACTAGCTGGTGGCGGTATCCATTGGTCTAGAGCATATGATGAACTTCTTAAATTAGCTGAATTACTTATGGCTCCAGTTGCTACTACTTTCATGGGTAAAGGGACTATTCCTGAAAATCACCCATTATGCTTAGGATGCATTGGTATGCATGGTAGAATTGAAGCTAATGAATCTATAATGATGGCTGATGTTGTGGTTGCGATAGGTGTTAGATTTTCAGATAGAACTACATGCAAAGCTAGTGATTTTTGTGTGAATGCTAAAATAATTCATATAGATATCGATGCTTCTGAAATTAAAAAGAATATTTCAATTCATTTACCAATAGTTGCAGATGCTAAAAAGGCTTTAAAATCAATAATTGATGAAATAATTCATAGAGGTTTAAAGAAAGAAAATTCTGAATGGCTTAAAAGAATTGAAATACTTAAAAAAGAAAATACAGATACTGAACCAAAAGGAGAACTTACAGGAATGAATGCTGTAAAAATTCTACGTAAAGTTTTACCAGAAAATGCTATAGTAACAACTGAAGTAGGACAAAACCAAATGTGGGCTTCATTATATTTTAAAGTTATAAAACCAAGAACATTTATTTCATCAGGTGGTTTAGGAACAATGGGTTTTGGCTTTCCAGCAGCTTTAGGAGCTAAAGTTGCTAAGCCTGAGGTACCTGTTGTTGATATTGCTGGGGATGGAAGTTTTCTTATGACTGAACAAGATTTAGCTACAAGTATAGTTGAAGATATACCTGTTATAGTTATGATATTAAATAACTCAAGTTTAGGTATGGTAGTCCAATGGCAAAGATTATTCTATAATAGAAGATATTCAAACACATTATTAAAAAATACTCCCGACTTTGTTAAATTAGCTGAAGCTTATGGAGCTAATGGTGCTAGAGTAAATTCTTTAAATGAGCTTGAACAAGTTTTAAAAGAAGCTATTAAATCTGATGTAACATATGTTATAGATGTCCCTATATCGAGTGAGGAAGATGTTTTGCCATTTGTACCTCCTGGTAAAAATTTAAGAGAATTTATTTTTAAGAGATGA
- the ilvN gene encoding acetolactate synthase small subunit — MNEYILVAIVENKPGVLYRISNMFRRRNFNIESIVVGASEIKDLARMTITVKGDEYTVEQIVKQLQKLIDVIKVTKLDPNKSVIRELALIKVHTPDSKAKSDVINYVTIFRGRIVDVSEDSMTIEITGTSDKINAFIELMRIYGIKELARTGAVAMLRNFKSFKIE, encoded by the coding sequence TTGAATGAATATATTTTAGTAGCTATAGTTGAAAATAAACCTGGTGTTCTTTATAGAATTTCAAACATGTTTAGAAGAAGGAACTTTAATATAGAAAGTATAGTTGTTGGTGCTAGTGAAATTAAAGATTTAGCTAGAATGACTATTACAGTTAAAGGTGATGAATATACTGTTGAACAAATTGTAAAACAATTACAAAAATTAATAGATGTTATAAAAGTTACTAAACTTGATCCAAATAAAAGTGTTATAAGAGAACTTGCATTAATAAAAGTTCATACTCCTGATTCTAAAGCTAAAAGTGATGTTATAAATTATGTAACTATATTTAGAGGCAGAATTGTTGATGTTTCTGAAGATTCTATGACTATTGAAATAACTGGAACTTCTGATAAAATAAATGCCTTCATTGAACTTATGAGAATTTATGGTATTAAGGAACTTGCTAGAACTGGTGCAGTAGCCATGTTAAGAAACTTTAAATCTTTTAAAATTGAATAA
- the ilvC gene encoding ketol-acid reductoisomerase translates to MVKVFYDKDISLDFLKDKTIAIIGYGNQGRNQALNLRDSGIEVIIGVRQGKSWELALKENFKVYNIDEASKIGDIIHILVPDTVQPEIYNKYIASNLSENKALCFSHGFNIHFKQIVPPSNIDVIMVAPKSPGYLLRQMYLKGFGVPALIAVYQNYTGKAKNIALAMAKALGCTKAGVIETTFKDETESDLIGEQCVLVGGLIELIKNGFEVLVELGYPPELAYFEACNEAKLIMDLIYEKGITGMLQAVSDTAKHGGLTRGPRVIDKKVKENMRKIAKEVINGKYAKEWIKEDRSGRKNLKRLLNEIEKHPLERVGKKIRKMAGIEK, encoded by the coding sequence ATGGTGAAAGTTTTCTACGATAAAGATATATCTTTAGATTTTTTAAAAGATAAAACTATAGCAATTATAGGTTATGGAAATCAAGGGAGAAATCAAGCTTTAAATCTTAGAGATTCTGGCATAGAAGTTATCATAGGTGTTAGACAAGGTAAATCTTGGGAATTAGCTTTAAAAGAAAATTTTAAAGTTTATAATATTGATGAAGCTTCTAAAATTGGAGATATAATACACATACTAGTACCTGATACAGTTCAACCTGAAATATATAATAAATACATAGCTTCAAATTTATCAGAAAATAAAGCACTTTGTTTTAGTCATGGTTTTAATATACATTTTAAACAAATAGTTCCTCCATCAAACATAGATGTTATTATGGTAGCTCCTAAAAGTCCAGGTTATTTATTAAGACAAATGTATCTTAAAGGATTTGGAGTTCCAGCACTTATAGCTGTTTATCAAAACTATACTGGTAAGGCTAAAAATATTGCATTAGCTATGGCTAAAGCTTTAGGATGCACTAAAGCAGGTGTTATAGAAACTACTTTTAAAGATGAAACTGAAAGTGATTTAATAGGTGAACAATGTGTTCTAGTAGGAGGATTAATAGAACTCATTAAAAATGGATTTGAAGTTTTGGTCGAGCTTGGCTATCCCCCTGAACTTGCATATTTTGAAGCATGTAATGAAGCTAAGTTAATAATGGATTTAATATATGAAAAAGGTATAACAGGAATGCTTCAAGCAGTTTCAGATACTGCTAAACATGGAGGTTTAACTAGAGGGCCTAGAGTTATAGATAAAAAAGTTAAAGAAAATATGCGTAAAATTGCAAAGGAAGTTATAAATGGAAAATATGCTAAAGAATGGATTAAAGAAGATAGAAGTGGTAGAAAAAATCTTAAACGTCTTCTTAATGAAATTGAGAAACATCCACTTGAAAGAGTAGGTAAGAAAATACGTAAAATGGCTGGTATAGAAAAATAA